The DNA segment GATGTCGAGTATGCAAAGAAGTACTGCAAGGGGATAATATACGCATCCATCATATTAAACCCAAACTTCCGCTAGAGGAGGTAAATCGGGTACCAAACCTTGCATCCATGCATGAGCATTGCCATCAAATGATTCACAGCAGAAAAGACTATTCGAGTGTCGGGCATGTAAAATGGGGAAAAATCCTAGGTTTTAGAGAAAAGTTGAGCTTCATATAATGTATGAAATTGATGGAACGCCGTATGAGGTGAAAATCTCACGTACGGTGTGAAGTGGGGGAAAAGAGCTCCTAGCGAGTAATGTCGAGGTTGTCTCTTACCTATCACTATTGATTATTGGAGATCACCAGTTTATTAGTTTGAAAGAAAAGGGTTACATGTGACACTGTGACACTGTGATTTTCTCCTTATATCCGTTATAATCAAAGTTATGGTTTAAACTAAGCTAAGATTAACTGGCGTAGGATAGAAAGGAAGAAAATAACGTGTTTGGATTTGGAGCAAAAGATGTCGGGATTGACCTTGGCACAGCGAATACATTGGTATTCATTAAAGGAAAAGGGATCGTATTACGCGAACCTTCAGTAGTAGCTAAAAATACGCATACTGGTGACATCGTTGCTGTAGGAAACGATGCTAAAAATATGATTGGTCGTACACCTGGTTCAATCGTAGCTATTCGCCCAATGAAAGACGGGGTAATAGCAGATTTCGATATTACAACGGCGATGATTGAATATTATTTAAAAGAAGCAATGAAAGCGGCTGGCTCAAGATGGAAAAAACCAAACGTTATGATTTGTGTACCTTATGGTATTACTTCTGTTGAGCGACGCGCGGTTATTGATGCAGCTCGTCAAGCAGGCGCAAGAGACGCTGTCACAATTGAAGAACCATTTGCAGCAGCAATCGGTTCGAACTTACCTGTTTGGGAACCTACTGGAAGCATGGTCGTCGATATTGGAGGCGGTACAACTGAAGTAGCCGTGATCTCACTTGGAGGCATTGTGACAAGCGAATCTGTGCGTGTAGCAGGTGACGCGATGGATCATGCTATTACAAGTTATATTCGTAAAATGTACAACCTAACAATTGGGGAACGAACTTCTGAAGCGATCAAAATGGAAATCGGTTCTGCGAAAGTTATTGATAATGTTGAAAAAATGGAAATCCGTGGTCGCGACTTAGTGACAGGTCTTCCGAAAACACTTGAAATCTCTTCTGAAGAAATCTCAGAAGCACTAAGGGAGTCTGTTGCAGCGATTATCGATGGCGTCAAAAAAACGTTAGAACAAACGCCTCCAGAATTGTCTGCAGATGTCATGGAACGCGGAATCGTCTTAACTGGCGGTGGCGCATTACTAAAAAACCTAGACAAAGTAATTAGTGACGAAACAAACATGCCGGTCTTCATTGCAGAAAACCCGCTTGATTGCGTAGCAATTGGTACGGGAATGGCTCTTGATCATATGAACATGATTCGCCAAAATTCTAAACACTAAGGAGTCCGTTTTTAATGCCACAATTTTTTTCGAATAAGCGATTAATTTTGCTTCTTGTCGGGGTTATTTTTCTTGTGGCATTGATCAGCTTCTCTCTCAAAGATCGTGACAATGCGTCTCTACCTGAACAAATCGTTAAAGATGTAGTTGGTTTTGGACAATCACTTTTCTCCAAACCAACACAGTACATAACAGGTGTTTTTGATAATGTCGATTCTTTGTTAAATACGTACGAAGAAAATAAACGATTAAAAGGTCGTTTAGAAGAATTCGCGAAATTGCAAGCGGATGTCAACGATTTGGCATCCGAGAATACGAGATTACGAGAAATCGTGGACAAGCAAGACGATCTTCGAGAATACGAGCCGATTCAGGCAACTGTAATCGCGAGAAACCCTGATCAGTGGGAAAAAAAAGTAATACTCGATAAAGGCGAAGTCCATGGGGTTAAAAAAAACATGGCGATCATTACGGCACAGGGCTTAATCGGAAAAGTAATACTCACGACACCGTTTACATCATCTGTTGAACTTTTATCGACACAAAATCCAATCTATCGTGTATCAGCGAAGGTTATGGGTAAAAAACAAGCATTCGGCTTAATTGAAGGATACGATGATGAGCGAAAAGAACTCATTTTAAAACGAATCGATTCTAATATTGAAATAGAAGTAGGGCAGCAAGTCATGTCTTCAGGACTTGGTGGGATTTTCCCGCAAGGTCTTTTGATTGGTGAAATTACTGAAGTCTCGACTGACGATTATGGCTTAACAAAAATGGCGTATATCAAACCAGCAGCTGATTTTCAATTACTTGACCATGTAATAATTGCGAAACGGTTAATGACCACGGTTGATGGTGCTGACGGAGATAATACTTCGACAGATGATGTCGCTGAAGATGAGGATGCATCCTGATGCGCTTTATTGTTCCGGCCATTGCAGTCGCATTATTCTATCTTGAACCCGTTTTCGGTCTGTTTTCTCCCCTCGATATTGGTGGGGAGTATCGTTATTTAATCCCTCGATTCCTCATCATGTATTTAATATTCATATCCATCTACTATAGTCGTAATCGCGCTATGGCGTATGCATTATTCTTTGGGCTCTTGTATGATGTGTTTTTCCTTGATATTATTGGACTATATTCTTTCTTATATCCATTAATTTGTTTAATAGCTAGTTTTATAATGAGATACATTCACCAGCATTTAATTGTGACGACCTTAATGTCACTTGTGCTAGTTACTGGACTTGAATTCGCGTTATACCAATTCTTTTCATTAATTGGATTGACGGATATTTCTCTACAAGTATTTGTGCGCGAACGCTTAGTTCCAACAATGATTGCAAACTCAATTTTCTTAGTGGTGCTCGGCTGGGCATTTAAATACGTAATCAATGCACGTTTGTTGCAAAGATTAAATCAGCCAAATTGATTTATCGCGTGAGGTGACGCATTTGACGAATAAGCATCTAGTCTCTATAAAAGGAACAAAAGACGGTCTAGTGCTTCGGCTGGATGATCAATGCGCGTATGCCGATCTGGTGGAAGAAATAAAACGTAAAGTTTCGGACGAAGGCATCGAAGGACAAGCAGAGGTATTATTACAACTCGGCAATCGCTACTGTTCAGAAGGTCAAAAAAGAGAACTGATTGCCTGTGTTCACACGTCTCCGCATTTACGTGTCTCAAGAGTGCAAAGCGATGTTATATCTGTTGAAGAAAGCAATCAACGCGTTTTGGAACGTCAATCGGAAACGTTTGTCGGCATCGTGCGTTCTGGACAAGTTGTCCGAGCGGAAGGCGACTTAGTGGTCGTTGGAGATGTGAACCCAAATGGTAAGCTTATTGCAGGGGGTAATATTTTTGTTCTTGGGCGTTTAAAGGGAATCGCTCACGCCGGAGCAAAAGGCAATAAAGAATCGGTCATCGCCGCATCATGGCTAGAAGCTACACATCTTATGATTGCTGAAGCAATAGAATTGATGACAGATGAACTGACCATATTATCGGAACAACCGGAAATGGAATGCGCGTATTTGCATGCGAATGGCTTCATTGCTATAGATCGCTTACAAGAACTGCGTTTATTAAGACCGCAATTATCTACATTCAGAGGAGGAAGCTAATGTGGGAGAAGCAATCGTAATTACTTCAGGTAAGGGAGGCGTTGGCAAAACAACGACAACGGCTAACCTTGGGACTGCATTGGCACTTCAAGGAAAAAGAGTTTGTTTAATCGATACCGATATCGGCTTACGTAACCTAGACGTTGTGCTTGGTTTAGAAAACCGCATCATTTATGATTTGGTTGACGTAATCGAAGGTCGTTGTAAAGTGCATCAAGCTTTAGTTAAAGATAAGCGTTTTGATGATAAATTATTCCTACTTCCAGCAGCTCAAACGACAGATAAAAACGCTATTAATCCTGAACAAATGAAAGAACTCGTATCAGAATTAAAACGTGATTATGATTATGTCCTCATTGACTGTCCTGCAGGTATTGAACAAGGTTACAAAAATGCAGTGGCAGGAGCAGATCGTGCAATCGTCGTCACGACACCTGAAATTTCGGCAGTGCGTGATGCGGATCGTATCATTGGCTTGCTTGAGCAAGAAGATATTGCACCTCCAAAATTAATCATTAACCGTATTCGTCAACATTTAATGAAAGCTGGCGATGCGTTAGATGTCAATGAGATTACGACGCACTTATCAATTGATTTACTTGGTATCGTAATGGATGATGAAAGTGTTATTACATCTTCTAATAAAGGTGAACCCATTGTTATGGACCCAACTAAACGAGCAGCTCAAGGCTACCGCAACATTGCCCGTCGTATTTTAGGCGAATCTGTTCCTTTAATGTCGATGGACATAAAACGCAAAAACGTATTTTCTAGAATACTAGAAGTTCTTACTAAATAAATTAGCTGAATCCCTCACTTTTTAAACTAGTGGGGGATTTTTTTAGGGGGAGATTAGACTGAATAATTTGAAAACATACGAATTAAGCGTTTTACGGATTAGTATATTAAATTCACGCACAGAATGTAACTTGAAAGCTAAGCAGAGTTATCGAAATGTGAAAGCGGGATTTTCGGGTGAAGAGAAAGTAATGAAGTATCTGGAAGAAGCCCGACTAACATCTAAAGTTGAAATTTATCGAAATGTCGTGTTAGATCATGTGCAAATTGATGTCATTGTTGTGACGCCAAAGTTAATATGCATTTTGGAAGTGAAAAATATGAAAGGTGAATTTTATTTTGATCCCATCACGCAACAATTTTATCGGATAATTGATGGAAACAAAGAAGGCATGAGAAATCCAGAACTTCAATTGCAACGTGCAGTGAAACTTTTACAGGCAAGGCTTCATCGCAAAGAATTGGAAATGCCTGTTAAAGGTCTGATCGTGTTTGCGAGTCGAGCTGGGATTGTTATTAAACCACCAACACTTTTTCCAGCAATTCCAATCGATGCCGTGTGCGATTCACTTGAACGGATGGAAGCGATGAGTCAAAAATTGATGACAACTGAAGAAATGAAAAAAGTAAAACACAGTTTGAAACAAAACTCCATTCCGGTTCATGATGATGAGTTATTGGAGAGACTCGGAATTGAGCGCGTTATGATTCTCACAGGTGTGAGATGCATGTCATGTTTTTGCGTCGGAATGCAACGAATTTATTCGACATGGCTGTGCGGTAGTTGTGGTTGTCGAGATAAGAATGCACATATGGCAACTTTGCAAGAATATCAACTGCTTTTTGGGCGACAAATTACAAGTAAAGATGTGATGTGGTGGTTGGGGATTGAGGACAAACACTTGGTAAAACGCGTCCTCAAACAAATGTCTGAAGATAGTATGGGGACCAATCGTAGTCGACACTATAAATTGAAATTTGAACCATGGTTACTGTCGCATTTTTTAGCAACAGAAATGAAGAAATTTTAGGTTACAATTGGTTAGTTGCCTCAGTTGGACAGAAAGTTATCCCAGTGAGCATCAGAGTTGCCTCAGTCAGACAAAAAGTTGCTCCATTTACAACAAAAGTTGCAATAATGATAGTGAAAGTTGGTTTACAACCAGAAAAAACAAATGGTTCATTTCGCTTTGCTCTGTTTTCGAGCAGTGTCGCTCTATTATGAGTGGGAGAGTTGTAACAATAAGAATAGAGTTACTGGGGCATTTTTTAGTAACAGAAATGAATGGATTTTTAGGAGACAATTGGTTAGTTGCCTCAGTTACCCCAGTGAGCATCAGAGTTGCCTCAGTCGGACAGAAAGTTGCTCCATTTACAACAAAAGTTGCAACAATAATAGTGAAAGTTGCTTTACAACCACAAAAAACAAATGGTTCATTTCGCTTTGCTCTGTTTTCGAGCAGTGTCGCTCTATTATGAGTGGGAGAGTTGTAACAATAAGAATAGAGTTACTGGAGCATTTTTTAGCAACAGAAATGAAGAAATTTTAGGAGACAATTGGTTAGTTGCCCCAGTTGGACAGAAAGTTACCCCAGTGAGCGTCAGAGTTGTCTCAGTCGGACAGAGAGTTGCTCCATTTACAACAAAAGTTGCCTCAGTCAGACAAAAAGTTGCTCCATTTATATCAAAAGTTGCGCTAGTCGCCCAAAATCCATTGAATAATTCATCTTTTCAGCCTGTAATCTCTAGTTACCAAACTGCATATACTACCCGAAAAGGGGGCTGCGGCATGAAATCTGCACAAAAATGGATCATGGCATGCATTTTCACCGTTGGCATCATCGCAATTATTCAAATACAAGAACAAGATGGTCAAACTTCAAAACTTCGCACAGTGTTCACTCAAGGGAGAGACCTTCAAATAGCTCGCGAATTCGTACTCGCTCAACTTCCGTCAACTTGGCAATCTGAGCTAATTCCTGTCGTAGCAATGCAGGAACAAGACCCTATGATTCCCACGATGGCGACGTACGAATCGATGCAACCGTATGAAAATGGAGTGATTGTTTCTTACACTACACAGATAAAAGTATTTGCTCGGGAAGATGGCATCATTCTGTTTACTGGACATACGCGTCACACGGGAAAAACGATGACGGTTCTTTATAATAGCGGGGATATCGTGACGTATGGATTTGTAGAAAACTTTTCGAATTTACCGTATACAGCAGTGTCAGCAAAAGATTTAATTGCAGAAGTGAAACCGGGATCGATGTATGTGAAAGTAGAACGAGGAGGTAAAAGCCTCGATTCGTCTGCAGTCACAGAATGGATGAAGGATGTACTTTACTAATATTCGACTACATCCAATCATGCTGCCTATTATTATTTACCTCATTGCTACTGCGCAACTCGCACATTATAGTATTATTTTTGGTTCTTTACTCATTCACGAACTAGGACATATTACAGCGGCTAAATGGACGGGTCTCAAAATGACGAGTTGCACAATTCTTCCGTATGGAGGAGAAATTAAGATAAAGAATCTCTATCTTGCTCCTCCTCATCAACAATGGCTAATTGCCATTGCTGGTCCACTGGCTACATCTATCCTTTATTTAGGCGCGCAATTTTTTGATTTTCCTGGACAAGCTTTTTTTAATCAAGTCCAGTTGACTATACTTGCGTTAAACTTACTTCCAATATTGCCCTTAGACGGGGGACAAGCCTTAAGATCTATAATTCCAAAACGCCACCACCATACACATTTAGCGATTTCAATTTGCGCATCGACATTGCTGATTTTAGTTACATATAACCAACCTCATCTAACTTTCATTTTTGCATTTATCGCATTTCAAAATATTCGTTCGTGGCAGTATCGAAAATACGAAGAAGCTTATTATAAAATTGTTACGAAGCAGTTGACGCTCCCATAGAGTTATGGTAAAATATTAATGTTATTGTTTGTAGCACCCGTGCTACTACAACCGCTCTGAAGAGGTTAAAGTATCTGCAAAGATCACCTCATTTTAAGGCGAGTCTTAGTCTAATAGGAGGTGCAGTAAAATGTACGCAATTATCGAAACTGGTGGTAAACAAGTCAAAGTAGAAAAAGGTCAAGAAATTTACATCGAATTATTAGATGTGAATGCTGAGGACGTTTTTACATTTGATAAAGTATTATTCGTAGGTGGAGACAACGTGAAAGTTGGCGTTCCTTTCGTGGAAGGTGCAACAGTTAAAGCAACAGTCGTGAAAAACGGCCGCGCTAAAAAAATCACAGTTTTCAAATATAAAGCTAAAAAGAACTACCGTCGTAAACAAGGTCATCGTCAGCCTTACACAAAACTTGTGATTGATTCGATCAATCTGTAAGATGTGTAAAATATGATACAAGTAACGATTGAAAAAGATCAATCTGATCACATTTGTTCTTTTGAAATGAAGGGCCATGCAGATTTTGCTGAGCATGGAAAAGATTTAGTGTGTGCAGCCGCAACTGCTGTTTCTTTTGGAGCAGTAAATGCAATCGTTGAACTTACAAAAGTCATTCCTGACGTTAAGCAAGGGCAAGACGGAGGATTTCTCAAAGTCTCGTTTTCTCAGAACCTAGTTCCAAAAACAAATGAACAGGTACAATTAATTGTACAAGCGATGATTGTTTCTTTACAAACGATTGAACAAGATTATGGACAACATATAAAAATAACCCTTCAAAAAAAGTAGGAGGTGGAACAGATGATGTTAAGATTAGATCTTCAGTTTTTCGCATCGAAAAAAGGAGTAGGTTCGACCCGTAACGGTCGTGACTCACAATCAAAACGCCTTGGCGCTAAACGCGCTGATGGTCAATTCGTATCGGGTGGCTCAATTTTATACCGTCAACGCGGTACTAAAATTCACCCGGGTGAAAACGTAGGCCGTGGTGGAGATGACACACTTTTTTCAAAAGTTGACGGAATTGTACGCTTTGAGCGTTATGGCCGTGACAAGAAAAAAGTTAGTGTATATCCTGTAGCTCAAGAAGCTTAATTCAAACAGCCAAAGGACTGCATAACTGCAGTCCTTTTTCTTTTTATTAAAAAACTAATATGTGCAAAGTGTGTCTAGCTCAATCGCGGTTCGTTTAGCTATTAAGACTTCGAACTCAAACTGTATAACTAGAGCTGAGCTTTGTACTTTTAATATTTGCAATAAAATCGCATCATTTCTTTGTATACAAAGGAAATGACATTAGCATAATGGAGAGTGTGCACATGACCGACAAACCGTTTTCAGTAAATGAGGCATTGCGATTTGCACGGCATGATTTTTTAAATCAGTTGCAGCTTATCAAGATGAATATTGATCTTGCACGACTGGAAGAGGCGAAAGCGGCCATTGATCATTACACCTCAGAAGTTAAAGCGATTTATGAATTAACTAAGTTAAACATACCGTTCACTTCAGAGTGGTTACAAACCGCAAATTGGCGTTTTTTAGGATTTCAATTCAATATTACGAGTCATATTGAAACTTCGTGTAACGAATCTTTAGATGAACAAATTTATAATGTGCTTGACCAAGCAACGAATTTGTTGCATAACCAGTTAGATCCATTTGTGGAACAACAATTGCATATTCATATTGTAAGTATCCCGTCTGAATTTAGAATCACCTTTGAAGCAACTGGACAATGGGAATCAATAGCACAAGAAATTTCATGCGAACCACAAGTTACACTGACCCATGAATGTAAAACGACCAAGAAATGGCGTTTTCATATAGAAGAAAGCAAGGAGGGATAGTCTATGTTTGTCGATCACGTAAAGATAGCCATAAAAGGCGGAGATGGCGGCGATGGTATGGTCGCGTTTCGTCGAGAAAAGTATGTACCAAATGGTGGACCTGCAGGCGGAGATGGTGGACGCGGAGGTAGCGTAATTTTTGAAGTTGAAGAAGGATTACGTACATTAATGGATTTCCGTTACAAACGATTCTTTAAAGCAAATCGTGGAGATCACGGGCAAAGTAAAAATATGCACGGACGTGGTGCAGAAGATTTAATTATTAAAGTTCCACCTGGTACAGTTGTAATGACTGGAGAGAGTGGACCGGTTTTAGCTGATTTAGTAGAACATGGTCAACAGGCTGTAATTGCTAAAGGTGGACGAGGAGGACGTGGAAACTCACGCTTTACAACACCACAAAACCCAGCACCAGAGATTGCTGAAAAAGGCGAACCTGGCCAAGAAATCGAAATCTTTTTAGAGTTAAAAGTATTAGCTGACGTTGGTTTAGTTGGATTCCCAAGTGTTGGTAAATCAACCATATTATCTGTTGTATCTGCAGCGAAACCTAAAATTGCTGCTTATCACTTCACAACAATTGTTCCGAATTTAGGAATGGTTGAAACGACAGATGGCCGTGGCTTTGCTATGGCAGATTTGCCAGGTCTTATTGAAGGGGCTAGCCAAGGTATTGGTCTTGGTCATCAGTTCTTACGTCATATTGAACGTACACGAGTTATTGTACATGTAATCGATATGTCTGGAATTGAAGGACGCGATGCTTATGAGGACTATGTAACAATTAACGAAGAACTTCGTCAATATAACTTGCGTCTAACTGAACGTCCACAATTAGTGGTTGCAAATAAGATGGATATGCCTGATTCTGAAGAAAACTTAGCAGAATTCCGAAAGAAATTACCGGAAGATGTGAAGATTTTCCCGATTTCGGCACTTTCACGTAAAGGCTTAAACGAACTTTTATTCGCAATTGCCGATTTACTAGAAGTGACGGAAGACTTCGTTATTAACGAAATGACTGCAGAAGAATCAGACAAAACGGTTCTTTACAAACACCAATCTGCTGGTGATGGTTTCAAAGTTACGCGTGATGACGATGGGGCATTTGTATTGAGCGGTTCATCAATCGAGCGCTTATTCAAAATGACTGATTTCTCTCGTGAAGATACAATTCGTCGTTTTGCACGTCAACTTCGCGGAATGGGTGTTGATGAAGCACTTCGGGAAAATGGCGCTGAAAATGGAGATATTGTTAGACTTCTTGAGTTCGAGTTTGAATTCATCGAATAGAAAGGGAGGATGGATATGAAAGACGTATCTGAACAACGATATTTTTTAGTACGTGAAGATGTGTTGACGGAAGCGATGCAAAAAACGCTTGATGCCAAGCATTTGTTGCAAAGTGGAGAAGTCGCGTCAATTTGGGACGCGGTAAAAAAAGTGGACTTATCACGTAGCGCTTTTTATAAATATCGAGATGCCGTCTTTCCCTTCCATTCCATTGTTCGTGAACGAATTTTGACTGTGTTTCTACAACTAGAGGATCGAAATGGAACACTGGCCACATTGCTACATACAGTAGCACAGGTGCAATGTAATGTTTTGACCATCCATCAAACAATTCCTATTCAAGGGCGCGCAAATGTGACACTTTCACTAGATGTAACTGCTATGAATGTACAATTAGATGATTTTATTCAACAATTAAAACGTTTAGATTTTGTGGAGTCAGCGGAAGTTATTAGCTCTGGCGCATCTTAAGGAGTGACTTACATGGGAAAACAAGCCTTCGAATCACGTGTTGCTTATTTAGGACCAGAAGCATCCTTTACACATTTAGCGGCAGGTGAAGCATTCGCAGGTGAGTGGTTAATGCCTTATACGACGATTCCAGAATGCATTGAAGCAGTGTCCAATGGTGAAGTTGAATTTGCTGTTGTTCCGCTTGAAAATGCATTGGAAGGATCTGTACCTTTAACCCTTGACTATTTGTTTCACGATGTAGAATTGCATGTTTGTGCAGAAATTTTATCGCCGATTGAGCAACATTTTATGGTTCATCCTGAGCAAGTAGTGAACAAAGAAGATATCAAAATGGTATTATCGCATCCTCACGCACTCGCACAGTGTCATAAATATTTGTATTACCGCTTTCGTGGAGTACCTCTTGAGCAGACAACTTCGACTGCAGCTGCAGCGAAATATGTGTCTGAACATCCAGAACTTACGATAGCTGCTATCGGCAATGATTTTTCCGCCAAAAAATACGGCTTAACAATTGTTGAGGCGAATATTCACGATTTTCATTTCAATCATACTCGATTTTTTGTCCTTCAAAAGGCGAATCTCAAGCTTGATAAAAAAGGTCATGACGAAACGCCAAAAACTACACTTATGATTACGTTGCCAGTGGACGATCGATCCGGTGCACTGCACCAAGTGTTGTCCGTATTTGCATGGCGCCAGTTGAATTTAAGTAAAATAGAATCACGGCCGTTAAAAACAGGACTTGGCCACTATTTCTTTATCGTGGATGTCCAAGAAGATGAACAAACACCGATGATGCTAGGAGCGATAGAAGAATTACGTGCTTTAGGGTGCGCAGTGAAATCTCTCGGGACATATTTTACATACAAAAAGGAATGAATGCATACTATGCGTCCATTCCTTTTTTATTTTGGTGATATTGTAGTGATTTTTCGTCCGACTGAGGCAACTTTATGTCTGACTGAGTCAACTTTCCGTTCCACTGTGGCAACTTTGGCTCTAACTAGGTCAACTTTCTATCCGAATGGGGCAACTAACCAATTACCTCCTAATTTTAAAAATACCCCAATCACTATGAAAGCCAATAAGCTAAAAAAGACCTATCTCTGCACGAAAACAGAGCGCAGCGAAAAAGTCCACCAGGCTTTTGTGTTTTTTTGTGATGTAGTGGAAACTTTTACTGTAAATGTGGCAACTTTCCGTCCGATTGAGGCAACTTTGACGCTCAATGTGGCAAATAACCAATAATCTCCTAAAACTCAAAAAAAGACTTGAATCACTATACAAGTGATTCAGGCCTTTTTTCCTGTGGTCAGTTTTCATCTGCTAAAAATCCTTTTCTGCGCATTCCTGCAATTGCAGTTTCTATGTAATCACTTGAAGTGGCTGCAATTAAATGTAAATGAATACCGTCTGTTAATTCGGATAAATAGCTAGCTCCCGTTTCTTCTACCCGTGCTATGAATAAATCAACTTCATGTCGATTGGCCACCATTATGGATGCCGTTAATTCGCCGTACACAGGGTGTTCAACGGTGACGTTTTTCACCACCACACCTGAATCGACTAAGGTATACAATTCCTCTCTCGCATCGTCTGGTGCGTGCACACAAGCAATTTGACGTTCGAACACGTGAGTTGTAGTCGATTTCTTAATATACACATAACCTTGACTCGTAGCTAATATTGGCTCATTACGAGCTTTTAATAATGTCATGTCTCCCACGATTACTTGTCGGCTAACCCCGGACTCTTTCGCTAAATCAGTTCCTTTTATTGGATTGGTTGCCGTCTTTAACATGGCAAGTAATTGTTGGCGTCGTTCTTCACCTAATAATTTCTTCAACACAATCCCGCCCTTTACATGCATAAGTCTTGCACTTGTTCTCATAGTTTATCATGTACACCAATTAAGTGACAAAATCAAATCGTTATTCATAGGATACATAGATGATGAGAGGGGGAAGTATTTTGCACGTACATGTTGTGCAAAAAGGAGATACACTATGGAAAATTTCAAGACAGTATGGTGTATCTTTTGATGAAGTGAAACGTTTAAACGCGCATTTGGCAAATCCCGATTATATTGTGCCGGGT comes from the Paenisporosarcina antarctica genome and includes:
- a CDS encoding HNH endonuclease, which translates into the protein MNRTGKKPLKVRADELLSLNWSKIIKAGHKEKLYNFEYFMNRAYAFNRDKGRCRVCKEVLQGDNIRIHHIKPKLPLEEVNRVPNLASMHEHCHQMIHSRKDYSSVGHVKWGKILGFREKLSFI
- a CDS encoding rod shape-determining protein, whose amino-acid sequence is MFGFGAKDVGIDLGTANTLVFIKGKGIVLREPSVVAKNTHTGDIVAVGNDAKNMIGRTPGSIVAIRPMKDGVIADFDITTAMIEYYLKEAMKAAGSRWKKPNVMICVPYGITSVERRAVIDAARQAGARDAVTIEEPFAAAIGSNLPVWEPTGSMVVDIGGGTTEVAVISLGGIVTSESVRVAGDAMDHAITSYIRKMYNLTIGERTSEAIKMEIGSAKVIDNVEKMEIRGRDLVTGLPKTLEISSEEISEALRESVAAIIDGVKKTLEQTPPELSADVMERGIVLTGGGALLKNLDKVISDETNMPVFIAENPLDCVAIGTGMALDHMNMIRQNSKH
- the mreC gene encoding rod shape-determining protein MreC, with translation MPQFFSNKRLILLLVGVIFLVALISFSLKDRDNASLPEQIVKDVVGFGQSLFSKPTQYITGVFDNVDSLLNTYEENKRLKGRLEEFAKLQADVNDLASENTRLREIVDKQDDLREYEPIQATVIARNPDQWEKKVILDKGEVHGVKKNMAIITAQGLIGKVILTTPFTSSVELLSTQNPIYRVSAKVMGKKQAFGLIEGYDDERKELILKRIDSNIEIEVGQQVMSSGLGGIFPQGLLIGEITEVSTDDYGLTKMAYIKPAADFQLLDHVIIAKRLMTTVDGADGDNTSTDDVAEDEDAS
- the mreD gene encoding rod shape-determining protein MreD — protein: MMRFIVPAIAVALFYLEPVFGLFSPLDIGGEYRYLIPRFLIMYLIFISIYYSRNRAMAYALFFGLLYDVFFLDIIGLYSFLYPLICLIASFIMRYIHQHLIVTTLMSLVLVTGLEFALYQFFSLIGLTDISLQVFVRERLVPTMIANSIFLVVLGWAFKYVINARLLQRLNQPN
- the minC gene encoding septum site-determining protein MinC, whose protein sequence is MTNKHLVSIKGTKDGLVLRLDDQCAYADLVEEIKRKVSDEGIEGQAEVLLQLGNRYCSEGQKRELIACVHTSPHLRVSRVQSDVISVEESNQRVLERQSETFVGIVRSGQVVRAEGDLVVVGDVNPNGKLIAGGNIFVLGRLKGIAHAGAKGNKESVIAASWLEATHLMIAEAIELMTDELTILSEQPEMECAYLHANGFIAIDRLQELRLLRPQLSTFRGGS
- the minD gene encoding septum site-determining protein MinD; this encodes MGEAIVITSGKGGVGKTTTTANLGTALALQGKRVCLIDTDIGLRNLDVVLGLENRIIYDLVDVIEGRCKVHQALVKDKRFDDKLFLLPAAQTTDKNAINPEQMKELVSELKRDYDYVLIDCPAGIEQGYKNAVAGADRAIVVTTPEISAVRDADRIIGLLEQEDIAPPKLIINRIRQHLMKAGDALDVNEITTHLSIDLLGIVMDDESVITSSNKGEPIVMDPTKRAAQGYRNIARRILGESVPLMSMDIKRKNVFSRILEVLTK
- a CDS encoding nuclease-related domain-containing protein produces the protein MKTYELSVLRISILNSRTECNLKAKQSYRNVKAGFSGEEKVMKYLEEARLTSKVEIYRNVVLDHVQIDVIVVTPKLICILEVKNMKGEFYFDPITQQFYRIIDGNKEGMRNPELQLQRAVKLLQARLHRKELEMPVKGLIVFASRAGIVIKPPTLFPAIPIDAVCDSLERMEAMSQKLMTTEEMKKVKHSLKQNSIPVHDDELLERLGIERVMILTGVRCMSCFCVGMQRIYSTWLCGSCGCRDKNAHMATLQEYQLLFGRQITSKDVMWWLGIEDKHLVKRVLKQMSEDSMGTNRSRHYKLKFEPWLLSHFLATEMKKF
- a CDS encoding site-2 protease family protein, with product MYFTNIRLHPIMLPIIIYLIATAQLAHYSIIFGSLLIHELGHITAAKWTGLKMTSCTILPYGGEIKIKNLYLAPPHQQWLIAIAGPLATSILYLGAQFFDFPGQAFFNQVQLTILALNLLPILPLDGGQALRSIIPKRHHHTHLAISICASTLLILVTYNQPHLTFIFAFIAFQNIRSWQYRKYEEAYYKIVTKQLTLP
- the rplU gene encoding 50S ribosomal protein L21, which translates into the protein MYAIIETGGKQVKVEKGQEIYIELLDVNAEDVFTFDKVLFVGGDNVKVGVPFVEGATVKATVVKNGRAKKITVFKYKAKKNYRRKQGHRQPYTKLVIDSINL
- a CDS encoding ribosomal-processing cysteine protease Prp, which gives rise to MIQVTIEKDQSDHICSFEMKGHADFAEHGKDLVCAAATAVSFGAVNAIVELTKVIPDVKQGQDGGFLKVSFSQNLVPKTNEQVQLIVQAMIVSLQTIEQDYGQHIKITLQKK
- the rpmA gene encoding 50S ribosomal protein L27, with the protein product MLRLDLQFFASKKGVGSTRNGRDSQSKRLGAKRADGQFVSGGSILYRQRGTKIHPGENVGRGGDDTLFSKVDGIVRFERYGRDKKKVSVYPVAQEA